A window of the Leishmania mexicana MHOM/GT/2001/U1103 complete genome, chromosome 1 genome harbors these coding sequences:
- a CDS encoding beta eliminating lyase,putative → METTAATAKQRPYSFVNDYSVGMHPKILDLMVRDNMTQHAGYGLDSHCAEAARLIGELLEQPSADVHFISGGTQTNLIACSLALRPWEAVIATELGHVSTHETGAIEATGHKVFTMPCPDGKLRVADIESALHANRSEHMVIPKLVYISNTTEVGTQYTKQELEDLSVFCREHGLYLFLDGARLASALSSPVNDLSLADIARLTDMFYIGATKAGGMFGEALILLNDALKPNARHLIKQRGALMAKGWMLGIQFEVLMKDSLFFELGAHSNKMAAILKAGLEACGIRLAWPSESNQLFPILENTLIHELSKDFDMFTVEPLKDDTCIMRLCTSWATEEAECHRFVAALKRLVTSTAYARKNSPPPSSCG, encoded by the coding sequence ATGGaaacgacggcggcgacggcgaagcaGAGGCCGTACAGCTTCGTGAACGACTACAGCGTGGGCATGCACCCCAAGATCTTGGATCTGATGGTGCGCGATAACATGACGCAGCACGCGGGCTACGGGCTGGACAGCCActgcgcggaggcggcacgcCTCATCGGCGAGCTGCTTGAGCAGCCGAGCGCGGATGTTCACTTTATCTCCGGCGGTACGCAGACGAACCTCATTGCCTGCAGCCTGGCGCTACGCCCGTGGGAAGCCGTCATCGCAACGGAGCTAGGCCACGTCAGCACGCACGAGACGGGCGCCATTGAAGCGACGGGGCACAAAGTCTTCACGATGCCGTGCCCGGACGGCAAGCTGCGCGTTGCCGACATCGAGAGCGCCCTGCACGCGAATCGCTCAGAGCACATGGTGATCCCCAAGCTCGTCTACATCTCCAACACAACGGAGGTTGGCACGCAGTACACgaagcaggagctggaggaccTCTCCGTCTTCTGCAGGGAGCACGGCCTCTACCTCTTCCTCGACGGtgcccgcctcgcctcggCCCTCAGCAGCCCCGTGAACGATCTGTCGTTGGCAGACATCGCCCGCCTGACGGACATGTTCTACATTGGCGCCACGAAGGCCGGTGGCATGTTCGGCGAGGCGCTCATCCTCCTGAACGACGCCCTAAAGCCGAACGCGCGCCACCTCATcaagcagcgcggcgcccTCATGGCGAAGGGATGGATGCTCGGCATCCAGTTCGAGGTCCTCATGAAGGACAGCCTCTTCTTCGAGCTCGGCGCCCACTCGAACAAGATGGCCGCCATCCTTAAGGCCGGACTGGAGGCGTGCGGCATCCGGCTTGCCTGGCCATCCGAAAGCAATCAGCTCTTCCCGATCCTCGAAAACACGTTGATCCACGAGCTGAGCAAAGACTTCGACATGTTCACTGTCGAGCCCTTGAAGGACGACACGTGCATCATGCGGCTCTGCACGTCGTgggcgacggaggaggcggaatGCCACCGCTtcgtggcggcgctgaagcgcCTCGTCACATCAACGGCCTACGCACGGAAAaactctcctcctccttcttcttGTGGATAA
- a CDS encoding putative long-chain-fatty-acid-CoA ligase codes for MGGCVVSLMECKARSDEVPWEFSEDVKSYGPLSVAVAGTQTPSSSAVYVNGKRSTLAEQQECAKRFYYGPNQAQRFAKLCQENLDDVALAYRRIERMEREQVAGASRPMDVAYFSKECHLTYRQLWHAVTGISRGLAELGLEKRVNVTIYEETRWEWLASIYGIWMQDMVAATVYANLGEDALFYALRETECQALLCNGKNVPNLLRGVGSGAFPACTLIYLDNLPAVGCAELHGCRVVSWKDVVALGHGAGAHHIAAPPEDNDSVALIMYTSGTTGNPKGVMHTHGSIVAGILTMDDWLYSVIKPRSDEVYLSYLPMAHIMEFGVVNILLARRAHVAFGTPRTLTDTTARPHGDFTQFRPTLLIGVPRIFDTLKKAVEAKLPPVGTLKRQVFDHAYQSRLAALKEGKDTPYWNEKVFAAPRAALGGRVRAFLSGGGPLSESTQEFVNVVFGCIVNGWGLTETVCIGAIQRMGDLTPSAVGQVLCSEQLKLLDIDEYKHTDSPEPRGEMCLRGPFLFKGYYKQPELTREVLDEDGWFHTGDVGTIDSDGRVSIIGRVKALAKNCLGEYIALENLEAIYSSHPLVLNNCVCVLVDPCKNYICALVLTDEGHVTRFAKANGIEGTYPALLENKALLAKAAASMADTARAARRRDFEVVRRVSLVDDEWSPEKGQLTAALKLRRGVVAKQYEQQIARLFVE; via the coding sequence ATGGGCGGCTGTGTCGTGTCGTTGATGGAGTGCAAGGCCCGCAGCGACGAGGTGCCGTGGGAGTTCTCGGAGGATGTGAAGAGCTACGGCCCCTTGAGCGTGGCCGTcgcaggcacacaaacacccagcagctccgccgtgTACGTGAACGGCAAGCGGTCCACGCTGGCGGAACAGCAGGAGTGTGCAAAGAGGTTCTACTACGGCCCCAACCAGGCGCAGCGTTTTGCGAAGCTGTGCCAGGAAAACCTCGATGACGTTGCTCTGGCGTACCGCCGCATCGAGAGGATGGAAAGGGAGCAGGTGGCGGGCGCATCGCGGCCGATGGACGTTGCGTACTTCTCCAAGGAATGTCATCTCACGTACCGGCAGCTGTGGCACGCCGTGACCGGCATCAGCCGCGGCCTCGCCGAGCTCGGGCTCGAGAAGCGCGTCAACGTGACCATCTATGAGGAGACGCGCTGGGAGTGGCTGGCGTCGATCTATGGCATCTGGATGCAGGACATggtcgccgccaccgtctaCGCCAACCTCGGCGAGGACGCCCTCTTctacgcgctgcgcgagacAGAGTGCCAGGCGCTCTTGTGCAACGGCAAGAACGTGCCGaacctgctgcgcggcgtcggcagcggtgccttcCCTGCGTGCACCCTCATCTACTTGGACAATCTGCCGGCGGTCGGGTGCGCGGAGCTGCACGGGTGCCGCGTGGTGTCGTGGAAGGACGTCGTGGCGCTGGGCCACGGCGCGGGTGCGCACCACATCGCTGCGCCACCGGAGGACAACGACTCGGTGGCACTGATCATGTACACGAGCGGCACGACCGGCAACCCGAAGGGCgtcatgcacacacacggcagcATCGTCGCCGGCATCCTCACGATGGACGACTGGCTCTACAGTGTTATCAAGCCCAGATCGGATGAGGTCTATCTCTCCTACCTGCCCATGGCGCACATCATGGAGTTCGGTGTGGTAAacatcctcctcgcccgccgCGCCCACGTCGCGTTTggcacgccgcgcacgctGACGGACACCACGGCGCGGCCGCACGGCGACTTCACCCAGTTCCGCCCAACGCTGCTCATCGGCGTGCCGCGCATTTTCGACACGCTCAAGAAGGCCGTCgaggcgaagctgccgccCGTGGGCACGCTCAAGCGACAGGTGTTCGACCACGCCTACCAGAGCcggctggcggcgctgaaggagggCAAGGACACGCCGTACTGGAACGAGAAGGTGTTCGCGGCGCCACGTGCGGCTCTGGGAggtcgcgtgcgcgcctttctcagcggcggcggcccgctGTCCGAGTCCACGCAGGAGTTCGTGAACGTGGTCTTTGGGTGCATCGTCAACGGCTGGGGCCTCACGGAGACGGTGTGCATCGGTGCCATTCAACGGATGGGTGACCTGACGCCGTCTGCCGTAGGCCAGGTACTCTGCTCGGAACAGCTGAAGTTGCTCGACATCGACGAGTACAAGCACACGGACTCGCCCGAGCCGCGCGGTGAGATGTGTCTGCGCGGCCCCTTTCTGTTCAAGGGCTACTACAAGCAGCCGGAGCTGACGCGCGAGGtgctggacgaggacggctGGTTCCACACGGGCGACGTGGGCACCATCGACAGCGACGGTCGCGTCTCCATCATCGGGCGCGTcaaggcgctggcgaagaaCTGCCTGGGCGAGTACATTGCACTGGAGAACCTCGAGGCGATCTACAGCAGCCACCCCCTGGTCCTGAACAactgtgtgtgcgtgttggtggACCCGTGCAAAAATTATATCTGCGCTCTCGTGCTCACGGACGAGGGCCACGTGACGCGCTTCGCGAAGGCGAACGGCATCGAAGGCACGTACCCGGCCCTGCTAGAGAacaaggcgctgctggcgaaggCCGCCGCGTCGATGGCCGACACGGcccgcgcggcgcggcgccgcgacTTCGAGGTTGTCCGCCGTGTCTCCCTTGTCGATGACGAGTGGTCGCCAGAGAAGGGCCAGCtaacggcggcgctgaagctgAGGCGCGGCGTTGTAGCTAAACAGTATGAACAGCAAATCGCGCGCTTGTTTGTGGAGTGA